One genomic segment of Salinibacter grassmerensis includes these proteins:
- the rpoN gene encoding RNA polymerase factor sigma-54, which produces MSSNVLELKQEQDLQQKLSPQQIQYIKLLQLDTFDLERRIEEELEENPLLQEGLGEEEQREEDEIDSTADEMENELETEDEEEDFDVEDLLNNTDDMYGYNASPGYQGDDEDRDRPMPADQSLPEQLQGQISFLNLDETDQIIADQIIGSIDEDGYLKRETDSILDDILFNHGIEIGAEDVEKVLRQVQSLEPAGIAARDLQECLLLQLRRMPDDVEGRDTAIAMLEGEYEAFTKKHFDKLQTRLDVDERELKTAFDLIRQRLDPKPGEGEFSEETNYITPDFSVRYVDGEFVITLNGRNAPDLHVSRHYRKMLEKLKAQKKSDDVDEVDEETEEFLKDKFSSAQWFIDSINQRRHTMYLVMDAIVQLQEDFFRYGEGHLKPMILKDVAEIIDMDISTVSRVVNGKYVQTEWGVYELKYFFSEGLETVDGEEVSNKEVKAELQRIVDAEDKTDPMSDQDLADALEEKGFKIARRTVSKYRKQLSIPVARLRREIVLGEEELADG; this is translated from the coding sequence ATGAGCAGTAACGTCCTCGAACTCAAGCAAGAGCAAGACCTTCAGCAGAAGCTCTCGCCGCAGCAGATCCAGTACATCAAGCTGCTGCAACTGGACACCTTCGACCTGGAGCGGCGCATCGAGGAGGAGCTCGAAGAAAATCCCCTGCTTCAAGAGGGGCTCGGTGAAGAAGAGCAGCGAGAAGAGGATGAGATCGACTCCACCGCCGACGAGATGGAGAACGAGCTGGAGACGGAAGACGAGGAGGAGGATTTCGACGTGGAGGACCTCCTCAACAACACCGACGACATGTACGGCTACAACGCCAGTCCCGGCTATCAGGGCGACGATGAGGACCGTGATCGCCCAATGCCCGCGGATCAGTCGCTGCCTGAGCAGCTCCAGGGGCAGATTTCGTTCCTGAATCTCGACGAGACCGACCAGATCATCGCTGATCAGATCATCGGGTCGATCGATGAGGACGGATACCTAAAACGAGAAACCGACTCCATCCTAGACGACATTCTGTTTAACCACGGCATCGAGATCGGCGCGGAGGACGTGGAGAAGGTGCTGCGGCAGGTGCAGTCGCTTGAGCCGGCCGGCATCGCCGCGCGGGACCTGCAGGAGTGCCTGCTGCTTCAGCTTCGTCGCATGCCGGATGACGTGGAGGGGCGCGACACGGCCATCGCCATGTTGGAGGGCGAGTACGAGGCGTTCACGAAGAAGCACTTCGACAAGCTCCAGACGCGGCTCGACGTGGACGAGCGAGAACTCAAGACGGCGTTTGACCTCATCCGGCAGCGCCTCGACCCGAAGCCGGGAGAGGGCGAGTTTTCGGAAGAGACCAACTACATCACGCCCGACTTCTCGGTGCGGTACGTAGACGGGGAGTTCGTGATCACCCTGAACGGGCGCAACGCCCCGGACCTGCATGTCTCGCGCCACTACCGCAAGATGCTCGAGAAGCTAAAGGCGCAGAAGAAGTCGGACGACGTGGACGAGGTCGACGAGGAGACCGAAGAGTTCCTCAAAGACAAGTTCAGCTCGGCGCAGTGGTTTATCGATTCCATCAACCAGCGGCGCCACACGATGTACCTGGTGATGGACGCCATCGTGCAGCTGCAGGAGGACTTCTTCCGGTACGGAGAGGGCCACCTCAAGCCAATGATTCTGAAGGACGTGGCCGAGATCATCGACATGGACATCTCCACGGTGAGCCGCGTGGTCAATGGCAAGTACGTCCAGACCGAGTGGGGGGTCTACGAGCTCAAATACTTCTTCTCCGAGGGCCTAGAGACCGTCGACGGGGAGGAGGTGTCCAATAAAGAGGTAAAGGCCGAGCTTCAGCGGATCGTAGACGCCGAGGACAAGACCGACCCGATGTCGGATCAGGATCTGGCCGACGCCCTCGAAGAGAAAGGCTTTAAAATTGCTCGACGCACGGTTTCGAAGTACCGGAAGCAACTCAGCATTCCGGTCGCCCGCCTACGCCGGGAGATCGTCCTCGGCGAAGAGGAGTTGGCCGACGGCTGA
- a CDS encoding DoxX family protein, with translation MSLEDRLIERLGLEPLDRHIAGWMQRNGLFVLRFGLAAVFIWYGILKPFGMSPAAELVRRTVYFVPPDLFIPILGWWEVAIGVGLLYRPFNRTAIFLLFLQMPGTLLPLVLLPEVCFTHIPWGLTLEGQYIVKNAVLIGAALVVGGTVRERAEK, from the coding sequence ATGTCCCTGGAGGATCGTCTCATCGAACGGCTCGGCCTCGAACCGCTCGACCGCCACATCGCAGGCTGGATGCAGCGCAACGGACTGTTTGTTCTGCGATTCGGGCTGGCCGCGGTCTTCATCTGGTACGGCATCCTGAAGCCCTTCGGCATGAGTCCCGCCGCGGAGCTGGTGCGTCGAACGGTGTACTTTGTCCCGCCGGACCTCTTTATCCCCATCCTGGGGTGGTGGGAGGTCGCCATTGGGGTGGGCCTCCTGTACCGCCCCTTCAATCGGACCGCCATTTTTCTGCTATTCCTTCAGATGCCGGGCACGCTCCTTCCGCTCGTGCTGCTGCCCGAGGTCTGCTTTACACACATTCCCTGGGGGCTGACCCTGGAGGGGCAGTACATCGTCAAGAACGCCGTCCTCATCGGCGCGGCGCTCGTGGTAGGGGGAACTGTCCGCGAACGTGCGGAGAAATGA
- a CDS encoding elongation factor G: MTVSAPQQIRNIALVGHQGSGKTALTEAMLHTSGAIPRAGSVPDGTTQSDHHESEKERQMSIFATLLHAPWDDTKINILDTPGYPDFASEVIASVRVADTALYVMDARSGVEVGTEMAWSYGEQTETPSLFVINHIDQASADFRGIIDEIEERFGRGATVVQLPAGEGTRTLVDVLHMRQLYYPEGETGPEVQPIDEAFEEEARELHETLVEDIAASDDRLMETYFEQGELTDDQMRNGLRAAMIERDLYPVFVTSATEEIGVSRLLDFIGTVCPSPASRLLETESGQELTADPDDDPVAFVYRTMAQEHVGEYSYVRVFDGTLQSGQDLDNARTGATERIGQVYELNGEERNNVPRLVAGDLGALVKLEDTTTNDTLRAPSSDVVIPPIQFPAPRYRMAVRPVQEGQEDKLARGLHQITDEDPSLVFNHDALLNQLTLSGVGEMHLQIAKSRLERQAGVEVAFVEPRISYREAIQNRATAEYRHKKQSGGAGEFADISMLIEPLDGAFDPPDAIDVRDEERVETEWGAEIHFVDAIVGGVIDMNTFFSSIQKGVLNTMEEGPVAGFPVGNVRIVIHDGDMHPVDSNEAAFRRAAFECFRQAFQKAGPVLLEPIHEVTITTPDDYTGDIVSDLNTRRGRVQGIDTQGSLQKITAEVPEAELHRYSTTLRSLTQGRGLHRTKFSRYEEMPGHVQEEVVNETAAAAAAA, encoded by the coding sequence ATGACCGTTTCCGCCCCCCAGCAGATTCGCAACATTGCCCTGGTCGGCCACCAGGGCAGCGGCAAAACCGCCCTGACCGAGGCCATGCTCCACACGAGCGGCGCCATCCCGCGCGCCGGCTCCGTGCCCGACGGCACGACCCAGAGCGACCACCACGAGAGCGAAAAAGAACGGCAGATGTCGATTTTCGCGACCCTGCTTCATGCCCCCTGGGACGACACGAAGATCAACATTCTCGACACCCCGGGTTACCCCGACTTCGCCAGCGAAGTGATCGCTTCCGTGCGGGTGGCCGACACGGCGCTTTACGTAATGGATGCCCGCTCCGGGGTCGAGGTCGGCACGGAAATGGCCTGGTCGTACGGTGAGCAGACCGAGACCCCCTCTTTGTTCGTCATCAACCACATCGACCAGGCGAGCGCCGACTTTCGGGGCATCATCGACGAGATTGAGGAGCGGTTCGGGCGGGGAGCGACGGTGGTGCAGTTGCCGGCAGGTGAAGGCACCCGCACTCTGGTCGACGTGCTGCACATGCGCCAGCTGTACTACCCAGAGGGCGAGACCGGCCCGGAGGTGCAGCCGATCGATGAGGCCTTCGAGGAGGAGGCCCGCGAGCTCCACGAGACGCTCGTTGAGGACATCGCCGCCAGTGACGACCGGCTCATGGAGACGTACTTCGAACAGGGCGAGCTGACGGACGACCAGATGCGGAACGGGCTCCGTGCGGCCATGATTGAGCGGGATCTGTATCCCGTCTTCGTCACGAGCGCAACGGAGGAGATTGGCGTCTCTCGTCTCCTCGACTTCATCGGGACGGTGTGCCCCTCCCCCGCCAGCCGACTGCTGGAGACCGAGAGCGGCCAGGAACTGACGGCCGATCCGGACGACGACCCGGTTGCCTTCGTCTACCGCACGATGGCCCAGGAGCACGTCGGGGAATACTCCTACGTCCGCGTGTTCGACGGGACCCTCCAGTCGGGACAGGACCTCGACAACGCACGCACCGGTGCCACCGAACGCATCGGGCAGGTCTATGAACTCAACGGCGAGGAGCGCAACAACGTCCCCCGCCTCGTCGCTGGCGACCTCGGCGCGCTCGTCAAGCTGGAGGACACCACCACGAACGACACGCTCCGGGCTCCGTCGTCGGACGTCGTCATTCCGCCTATCCAATTCCCCGCCCCCCGATATCGGATGGCGGTGCGGCCGGTGCAGGAGGGGCAGGAGGACAAGCTCGCTCGGGGCCTCCACCAGATCACCGACGAAGACCCGTCGCTCGTCTTCAATCACGACGCGCTGCTCAACCAACTTACCCTCAGCGGCGTGGGCGAGATGCACCTCCAGATTGCCAAGTCGCGGCTCGAACGGCAGGCCGGCGTGGAAGTCGCGTTCGTGGAGCCCCGCATCTCCTACCGGGAGGCCATCCAGAACCGGGCGACCGCCGAGTACCGCCACAAAAAGCAGTCGGGCGGTGCCGGGGAGTTTGCCGACATCTCGATGCTCATTGAGCCCCTCGACGGCGCGTTCGACCCGCCGGACGCCATCGACGTGCGGGACGAGGAGAGGGTCGAAACCGAGTGGGGCGCCGAGATACACTTCGTCGACGCCATCGTAGGCGGAGTCATTGACATGAACACGTTCTTCTCGTCCATCCAGAAGGGCGTCCTCAACACCATGGAGGAAGGACCGGTGGCCGGGTTCCCGGTCGGGAACGTGCGGATCGTCATTCACGACGGCGACATGCACCCCGTCGATTCGAACGAGGCGGCCTTTAGGCGCGCCGCTTTCGAGTGCTTCCGCCAGGCCTTTCAGAAGGCCGGCCCGGTCCTCCTGGAGCCGATCCACGAGGTCACCATTACCACGCCGGACGACTACACGGGCGACATCGTCAGCGACCTCAACACGCGACGAGGACGCGTGCAGGGCATCGATACGCAGGGGTCGCTTCAGAAAATCACCGCCGAGGTGCCGGAGGCGGAGCTTCACCGGTACTCCACCACGCTGCGCTCACTCACCCAGGGCCGCGGCCTGCACCGCACGAAATTCAGCCGCTACGAAGAGATGCCGGGCCACGTACAGGAAGAGGTCGTCAACGAGACGGCGGCCGCGGCGGCCGCAGCATAG
- the ruvB gene encoding Holliday junction branch migration DNA helicase RuvB, whose protein sequence is MSSPRSDALKAEADRSENDVEKLLRPQSLDEFTGQEKIKENLNIFMTAALQRGETLDHVLLSGPPGLGKTTLAHIVANEMGARIRTSSGPVLEKPADIAGVLTNLEEGDLLFIDEIHRLSSVVEEYLYSAMEDYRIDIVIDQGPNARTVQIDLPPFTMVGATTRKGLLTAPLRARFGIDFRYDYYTADLLQEITQRSARILDVETTPDGAYEIARRSRGTPRVANRLLRRTRDFAEVEGDGQITKAIADRALNALDVDEEGLDDMDARILLTLIDNFDGGPTGLKNLAVSVGEESGTLEEVYEPYLIQEGFMERTPQGRVALQRAYDHFDRSSSSADQDLFDQE, encoded by the coding sequence ATGAGTAGCCCGCGCTCCGACGCCCTTAAGGCCGAGGCCGATCGCTCGGAAAACGACGTCGAAAAGCTACTTCGCCCACAGTCCCTCGACGAATTTACCGGCCAGGAGAAGATTAAGGAAAACCTGAATATATTCATGACGGCGGCGCTCCAGCGGGGGGAAACCCTCGACCACGTCCTGCTCTCCGGCCCCCCCGGACTCGGGAAAACAACCCTCGCCCACATTGTTGCCAACGAGATGGGCGCTCGCATCCGCACCTCTAGCGGCCCGGTTCTCGAAAAACCGGCCGACATTGCGGGCGTGCTCACCAATCTGGAAGAGGGAGACCTTCTGTTCATCGACGAGATCCACCGCCTGAGCTCCGTCGTGGAGGAGTACCTGTACTCGGCGATGGAAGACTACCGCATCGACATCGTCATCGACCAGGGCCCGAACGCCCGTACGGTGCAGATTGACCTCCCTCCGTTCACGATGGTGGGGGCGACGACACGCAAGGGCCTGCTGACCGCCCCCCTCCGTGCGCGCTTCGGGATCGATTTCCGCTACGACTACTACACCGCGGACCTTCTGCAGGAGATTACGCAGCGGTCCGCCCGCATTCTGGACGTGGAAACGACCCCCGACGGGGCCTACGAGATTGCGCGCCGCAGTCGCGGGACCCCTCGCGTCGCCAACCGCCTCCTGCGCCGCACACGCGACTTCGCGGAGGTGGAGGGCGATGGGCAGATCACCAAAGCCATTGCCGACCGCGCCCTCAACGCCCTCGACGTGGATGAGGAAGGCCTCGACGACATGGACGCGCGCATCCTCCTTACCCTGATCGACAACTTCGACGGGGGACCCACCGGCCTCAAGAACCTGGCCGTATCCGTCGGCGAAGAATCCGGCACGCTCGAAGAGGTCTACGAGCCCTACCTCATCCAGGAGGGCTTCATGGAGCGCACGCCCCAGGGCCGTGTCGCCCTCCAGCGAGCGTACGATCACTTCGACCGGTCCTCCTCGTCTGCCGACCAGGATCTCTTCGATCAGGAGTAG
- a CDS encoding aminotransferase class V-fold PLP-dependent enzyme, whose protein sequence is MLDSAPTSQIASHGSRTERRSRLDALRRAFTGLDTEYPLADGTTAPRTYLDSAASTLRCSAADTIVRRALRHYANTHSTLHAGARIMTHLYEQAHEIVGRFVDAPDDYTTIFTGSGVTGGLNRMARVLAERRPERDLVITTLMEHHANDLPHRKHVGEVVHVPLENDPDGEAGRVDLSALRAAIDEHADRLNYVAVTAASNVTGIVNPVHEVARHAHEAGALCVVDAAQSAAHVPISVQGRSEAGALDVVCMSGHKLYAPGSPGVIVAREALFEGLEPQVVGGGIVDRVETDRYEITDALPEREEAGTPNLPGALRLAATLQLLGRIGMDLVAADERELAQYALDRFAAVDGLTIYGSHRLEVADRIGVIAFNLAGLPHGLVAAALNDYFGVAVRNECFCAQPFVRDLLGRAGSGEEAAGGAECGPESQPGMVRASLGLYNTEQDIDAAVEALSDLAARPDWYRKQYRPRLDGSGDWVHRSFEHPPEQAFSLGDEVDAWLQSAT, encoded by the coding sequence ATGCTCGACTCTGCCCCCACCTCTCAAATCGCATCGCACGGGTCACGCACGGAGCGGCGATCCCGGCTGGACGCCCTCCGCCGCGCCTTCACCGGACTCGATACCGAGTACCCACTGGCCGACGGCACGACGGCGCCTCGCACCTACCTCGACAGTGCCGCGTCGACCCTGCGCTGCAGCGCCGCCGATACCATCGTCCGGCGGGCCCTCCGGCACTACGCGAACACGCATTCGACGCTGCACGCCGGGGCCCGCATCATGACGCATCTCTACGAGCAGGCGCACGAGATTGTGGGCCGCTTCGTGGATGCGCCCGACGACTACACGACGATCTTCACCGGGAGCGGTGTCACGGGCGGCCTCAACCGCATGGCCCGCGTGCTGGCCGAGCGACGGCCCGAGCGCGACCTCGTTATCACCACCCTGATGGAGCACCACGCCAATGACCTGCCCCACCGCAAGCATGTCGGCGAGGTGGTGCACGTGCCGTTGGAAAACGACCCGGACGGGGAGGCCGGACGGGTGGATCTCTCTGCGTTGCGGGCCGCCATCGACGAGCATGCCGACCGGCTCAACTACGTCGCCGTCACGGCGGCGTCGAACGTGACCGGCATCGTCAACCCGGTCCACGAGGTCGCCCGGCACGCCCACGAGGCGGGGGCCCTGTGCGTGGTCGACGCGGCCCAGTCGGCCGCCCACGTGCCGATCAGCGTGCAGGGACGCAGTGAGGCCGGGGCGCTCGACGTCGTGTGCATGAGCGGACACAAGCTGTACGCACCCGGCAGCCCCGGTGTGATTGTGGCCCGCGAGGCCCTCTTCGAGGGGCTGGAGCCGCAGGTGGTGGGCGGCGGCATTGTGGACCGGGTAGAGACGGACCGCTACGAGATCACGGATGCACTGCCGGAGCGGGAAGAGGCGGGCACGCCCAACCTGCCCGGGGCGCTGCGCCTGGCCGCCACGCTTCAGTTGCTAGGCCGCATCGGCATGGACCTCGTGGCGGCGGATGAGCGCGAGCTGGCCCAGTACGCGCTGGATCGCTTTGCGGCAGTCGACGGTCTTACGATCTACGGATCCCACCGCCTGGAGGTGGCCGACCGGATTGGGGTCATTGCCTTCAACCTCGCTGGCCTGCCGCACGGCCTCGTCGCCGCGGCACTGAACGACTACTTTGGGGTTGCCGTGCGCAATGAATGCTTCTGCGCGCAACCCTTCGTGCGCGATCTGCTGGGCCGGGCGGGCAGTGGTGAGGAGGCCGCGGGCGGTGCAGAGTGCGGGCCCGAGTCGCAGCCGGGCATGGTGCGAGCGTCCCTCGGCCTGTACAATACGGAGCAGGACATCGATGCGGCCGTCGAGGCGCTGTCCGACCTTGCCGCGCGGCCCGACTGGTACCGCAAGCAATACCGCCCCCGCCTCGATGGCAGCGGCGACTGGGTCCACCGCTCCTTCGAGCACCCGCCCGAACAGGCCTTCTCGCTGGGGGATGAGGTTGACGCGTGGCTCCAGTCGGCCACCTAG
- the fdxA gene encoding ferredoxin FdxA — protein sequence MPYVVTEPCINCKYTDCVEVCPVDCFYEGPNFLAIQPDECIDCNACVPVCPVEAIYPDDQLPEEYEHYIQWNEYLSNQWRELGYNVTEKSEAIEDAEEWEDKEKSEEDILTWDV from the coding sequence ATGCCCTACGTTGTCACCGAGCCCTGCATCAACTGCAAGTACACCGACTGCGTAGAAGTCTGCCCGGTCGACTGCTTCTATGAGGGCCCCAATTTTCTCGCCATTCAGCCGGACGAGTGCATCGACTGCAACGCCTGCGTGCCGGTGTGCCCGGTCGAGGCCATCTATCCGGATGACCAGCTGCCGGAGGAGTACGAACACTACATCCAGTGGAACGAGTACCTGTCCAACCAGTGGCGCGAGCTGGGCTACAACGTGACTGAAAAGTCTGAGGCCATAGAAGACGCCGAGGAGTGGGAGGACAAAGAGAAGTCGGAGGAGGACATTCTGACATGGGACGTGTAA